From the Telopea speciosissima isolate NSW1024214 ecotype Mountain lineage chromosome 9, Tspe_v1, whole genome shotgun sequence genome, the window CTCTAAAGCAATGTGTGATACGCCACTGAATAGATCTCAGAAAATTGGAGGTGTATGAGCTAGCATTCAATCATTGCATTAGTATACATTAATAGAAAGGTGTTAATTaatgggattgggctcctctatTGCGAGCCCAACGCCCAGAGAGTGCCCAGTAAGGTATCCAACGGTGTTGAGTTGTTGGGTACAGGGGGATATGTGTTTGGTGGGACCCGACGTGTCTGGCAGCCCAGCACCATTGGATACGTCGTCATTGAGCACTTCCTGGGCATTGGGCTGAGAGGAGCCAAATCCTAATTGATGGATTTGATTACATGAAGTCCAATATGGGAGGTGATCTCCTTAGTGGATAATAGCTTCAATTAACCCGCTctaatatataaaatattattatcaTGCATGTGTCTATTAACAATTGGAATTTATTATGGGAGAAACCCAATTGGGTTGGTCTTTACTATCAATCTATAAATTGATAAGCCCATTAATTGCTAATCTTAACAGTCATAAAGAAGAGAGCAGACAAGATCAACGGAGAAAatgtgaaaaaacaaaaagaatcgTCTTCTACAAACGATCCTAGTATAAGTACGTATCCATATAAAATCTCTTGTTTGTGAGTATAACCGTATAAACATGCGTGGGATTTTTACCAAGTCAACAAATGGTGTCAACGATCAAAATTAAATGTTGTAGAGCCCACAATGTCTCTTTACGTATTAAAATGGAAATGGCAAGTCAAATAAGTCTCCATGGCCGCTATTTGAACAGTGATTTCGAACAAGCTTGTTTAGAGACTAAATTGTCTTGCCCTATCTTGCGGATTCACACCATTGGGTCATGAAGAAAGTGATGCCACAAAGGGTGGGGAAAGGAATTTGAAAGGGATGTCATAGGTCTTCTTTATATTTTCTCTGTTAGGGttcatatttttcaaaataaggagaaaagagaaatagatcGAGATATGGAGAATGAGAAGATTGCTTCCCCTAGAACCGATCGCAAGACTGTAGAGAGGAATAGAAGAAATCACATGAAGACCCTTTACTCCAAGCTCAATTCTCTCATCCCAAATCAGAACTCtaaggttctctctctctctctctctctctctctctctctctctctctctctctctctctctctgtttagAACTTTAGGTCTTGCTTGCAAAGAACAATCATTCTTTAtagtctgtgtgtgtgtgtgtgtgtgtgtgtgtgtgtgtgtgtgtgtgtgtgtggatttAACAAAGTTTAGAATTttaggtgtgtgtgtgtgtgtgtgtgaggggggggggggggttaacaAAGTTTAGAACTTCAGTTCTTGCTTGCAAGAACAGTCATTCTTAAGCTGTGTtaggtatgtattcttggaatgtattctacATCGATTTTGTATtttcggatgataaaaatagttgtttttatcgttagagaatgcgaaatcaacctagaatgtgttccaagaatacatatacaccaaacacagccttatctTATATTAGTATCAAGCAGCTTGACCAAACTTCACTTTAAAGTATTTCAAATTGGAAATTATCTTGTAGGGTGGTGGaaactctctctatctctctctctccctctctttctctcacacaTATCTAATAATGATCTTTGATGGGCTTCCAGGAAACAATGGCACTGGCTGAACAACTGGAAGAAGCTACAAATTACATAACAAGGTTAGAGAATGAATTGGAAAaactgaaggagaagaaagaacacTTAATGGGTATGGAAAGAGTAAGTAAAAGCATGAGCAGTGGAATGATGGTGGAGTTAATAAGAACACCACCCCATATTGAGATTCATGATATGGGTTCTGTTTTGGAGGTGATTCTAATAAGTGACTTCGACACTCAATTCATGTTCAATGAGATTATTCGTTTGCTTCAAGAAGAAGGAGCTGATATTGTGAGTGCCCAATTTTCTGTAGTCAACAACCAAACCTATTTCCACACAATACATTCTGAGGTAAGTAAGTGGTACAGTTTGGATCTTGAGAATTCAAAATGCCAAGAATTGTTTCAgtcttatattttatatttgatgTGAAGTAGATCGATCACCATTAtggaaattttagggttttatcttcAGACCCACTTCCCATGATCATAGGAATTTCAATTCTCCCATGAAATAATAGAATTATCTTTGGTGTAGTCAAGGTTTAAGAACCTGGAATCGGATGTGGGATCAGTTTCCATTGATTCTGATTCAAATTGGAACCGAAATAGGTCAGAATAGGCCGGAACCCTAGAAACTGGGAAGAAATAAAGATTTTTACATATCTAAGTTCTTTGaagtttttttattcaaaagactTGTAGATCTTGCTACCAGTGTAAGTTTCATTATTTAGTTTGTTATTTTATTGaccataagaaagaaaaattgatcaaaatgaagatcaaagagcATTCATGGTCTCATGGCTGATTCCAATAGAGGTTGGAGAATCGACTTTGAAATCGTGAAGGTTGGATGATTCCACCCATTCTGACCTGATGTCTAAAACCATGGCTGCAATTGGAACTAATGTCAACTAATACTAGGgcaatgtttggtatgcattcttggaatgcattctaagacgatttcgcattctcagatgataaaaatagttgtttttatctcctgagaatgcgaaatcaacctagaatgcataccaaacacaacctgaAATTAGTATGATCAATCACTTCCCTTTGTTAAGTTTCTTATCTAAAATCATGGAAGTTGAAATTACAATGATCAAACACTTCCCTTTGTCAAATTTCCTTCCTAACAGTTTGAACTAGAAGGTGGAGGGACTCCAAGTTGGTATATGAGGATGGCAGCTGAGGTTCTTGTACGAGAACCATTCTCGTACAGCTTGAGCCTCACAAATGGATTCCACtcactctcttggattccatcagTGCAGCTTAGGACGTTTGAGAATGGTTCTCGTACAAGAACCTGAGCCAGCCTTGTGTATGAGGAGGGTTGTACACCAGTTAGAGCCAATTGTGGACTAAACTCCCTACAGTACTCCTTGCATGTATGTGTGGTAGTACATACGGCGGACATGTAGATACGGTGAAAATCCGCTCTGATGCCATGTCAAATTTCCATCCTAAAAATTCGAAGTAATAGGTGAAGGGACTCCCAGGTGTATAAGGGGGTTGTAGGCTAGTTAGTAGGTGCCGgtgtgggactaaactcccaACACCCTTTTGGGTGCTTTTACTGTAAAATTTGAAGAACAAACTTGTATATTGTATTAGAAAAAGATTGAGTTATCATGCTTTGTTCTTGCCTTCCTTCTGTATAGGTAGCAGAGACTTCTCTTGGTTTTGGAGCTGCAAGGATATCCAACAGACTAACAAACTTTGTCCACGAATACTTTGTTCTCTCTGAAAGTGTGCCCCAGACTGTTCAGCAGTGTTCATCCTCTGTCAATCCTCTTTTAAGTTGAAATTCATTGTTTAGAGATTATGGATTGGAAAGGAAGAACAAGATTCATGTAGCCAAACTCCATATTGTTGCAAATGGTTTGTTGAATTGTGTTGAGAATTTTTACTtgatcaaaaattttttttttgttgagagTTTCAAGGTTATAGATTGGAAAGACTAGGTTATCAAACAAGTTTACATGTATGAGGAGAGATTTATGCTTTCcatcttattcttctttgtaCTTTTAATCTGATAACTTAAATTTATATAGCTGTTTAAAGTTTGAGCACAACAAAAAGTTCATTAAGTTGACAAATAaaagccaaacaaaaaaaattcttttgtttatCCACTATACTTCACATTTTAGAGCAGGTAAACTGGATAGTTTATAATCCATTAAGGAGATCACTTTTCGTATTAGGCTCCATCCAATCAAGTCCATCAGCCAACATCCTTCCACTAATCCATACTCATAcaattgttattggtgaagcttgatctcCTTAGTCTACTATTGAATCTTTGGCGGGTTGTTTCAACTTCGAAACGcaccaaaaggataaaaaagtgCATACATCAGTGCCAACGACATTGAACCCTGAAGAGCTCGTCAAGACCTTCAATTTGATATGTATGTCGCCCTATGTTGGTTCAGGACCGAGCCAGACTGGGTGGACTTCTAGGGGGGTAGTTTGTAATTTcgtgggttagggtttctctatattgtatttttatatagtggttatctctttgagagatgagaAGATTGTGAGAgaggttttgtatttttgtttcaCAGAATAGTGGATCTAGACTATCGCTTTGCCATAGATGTAGcctaccttcttgggggtgaactaCATAAAATCTTTTGTCTTGTATGTgtgatttctctttttctttgctttcttctgcaaaatcacCATTCTGTTGCATTGGTTTTTTCTAACAATGACCAAACGTTTGATGAGATTCGGTAACAATGGAATGCTAACCAAGGAGCTAACTTCTTGTCTAAAGCTCTAAGCTTCACtcctttatctttattttcctcTATCTTTTCATACCATTTTCTCAATGAAGAGAATCATAATAATTCCTTGAACTGAGTCTGTTATCCCAAAGATTTAAAACTTGGGAACGCAGATAAGATCAAATACTGCCAATCTGTATCAGCATTTTCCTATCATTTCTTAGCAATCAAATACAGCCCAGGATTACTCATTTACTTGCCTTAGCCACCTATTTTTGAGGGCAAAGGTTGGGCATTAATTGCCTCATTAATGGGTTGGGTAAAAGATATAATAATCTTACCTTACCAATTTAAACACTTGTCCTTATCACATATCCATATGTGTACATCATATGTACGGTTAGATGATGCCACTTGTCCTAATTTTTTGCTTTTATAAATGCCTTTTCAAGTACTCTTAATAGTAAAGGTCCTAAAGGAGAGAAAACgatgggagggagggagggagggagctGCAGAGggaatcttttttttccctaattatCTATCCAATTAAGGATTTCATTGATTTCCTTAAAAACAATAActaattattttctaaaatCAAGCCTTGTGGGATCTAATCCCATTGAGGCACGATTCTAGGTGTGtttgaatttaaaattcaaacacACATTTTTATCTCCATTATCTCCATAAAAATGACTTGAGATCACATCTCAAATCTAAGGACTCCAATCCAAAGGATATCTTACAATCTTCCTAAATCTTGGTGTGAGATCACATCTCATATGAAGATTCAAATCCAGGGGACATCTCACAGGGATAATGGCAAACTTAATAATGTTAATGTGCTCATAATGGATGAATCCAAATCGGAAAGGACTAGGATCCCATTAGGATTTTGCCTTGTATGTCATGTGTCACTCAAATACTACATTCCCAATAtgttattggattttttttttttttttggtaaaccaatatgTTATTGGATTGAGCTCTTCTCCAGGGAGCCCGGCacgttaagggtgtcaaaaccaaatcgaaaccgTTTACCGAAATCAAACCGAACTGTTTAAATAAAAACCGACAAGCTATTTAGTTAAATAGTctggttatggttttagaaatgacaccgtttatttaatcggttcggttcggtttagatcgattaatccaacggtttcaaatAGTGTAATCCGATTAAAatcgattataaccaaaccgtctAACCATTTAAAAACCTCAGTTTTAGGGGAGTTATTAATTCGTACTGTTATGTACTTCTAAGTCTCTATATTTTGAAGTTCTAACCATGACTTCCGTTGTTCCtatttcattcttaatttttatatgTGTCTTCCTTAATGGTTATGTGCACCGCCAAAGGCCctcattttctattaaaaaatgcaGCAGGTAAACAGTGTAAATTAGACTTATTAAATGGTTTAGGAAACTATTTAGTAACCGTCTAACCAAAACCgtttaaaaaccatttaaccgaaattGTTTTGAAATTGTTTAACCAAAACCGTTTACCAAACGGTTCAGGTTTTTATtatgagaccgtttagttaaatggtctggTTACAGTTTCTACTATCAAGCAGTCAAAATCGAACTGAACTGaaccgtttaaccgaaaccggaccgtttaacacccttacggCATGCCTAGGGGGCATctagccgttgggctgtgctgcacacatccttAGGTatgcgccgagatgtgtgcggcacaatccaacccttggatgccccttggGCGCTGGggtccctggagaggagccggatgcTATGTTATTTACCAACACATACACTGGAAAGTAGGCGTAACCAAAATCTCCTAATTTAAGTAGATTATGTGTAGCAATCCCTCCACAATAGAATATCACATTATAGACTATAAGGCATATATGTGTATTCTGTCATAACCATGTTTATAGAAAATTCTTTTCTATAGACATGGTTATAGAAATCCCTCCACAATACAATATGTTTATCAATCCTTCCACAGTACAATATCACATTATAGACTATAGGGCATGTGTATTCTATCATAACCATGTCTATAGAAAATTCCATAGACATAAGTATACAATATCGCATTATAGATTATAGGGCATGTGTATTCTATCATAATCATGTCTATAGAAAATTCTTTTCTAGAGATTCTATAATTCTGATTGGACcagtaaaaatatttttttttaaatttttatgaaCAAGTattaataaattataattttaaaaatttaacaaacaatttaccaaaataccacCGGGTTTGGATCTCTGTCCAATCAATTACAGACATTCTCTCCCCTATACAACCAAATACTACGGATCTAGTACACCAATATATAGCCAAGGAGACATCAACTGTTTGTGTGTTAAAATTTGCAAT encodes:
- the LOC122640616 gene encoding transcription factor bHLH162-like; amino-acid sequence: MENEKIASPRTDRKTVERNRRNHMKTLYSKLNSLIPNQNSKETMALAEQLEEATNYITRLENELEKLKEKKEHLMGMERVSKSMSSGMMVELIRTPPHIEIHDMGSVLEVILISDFDTQFMFNEIIRLLQEEGADIVSAQFSVVNNQTYFHTIHSEVAETSLGFGAARISNRLTNFVHEYFVLSESVPQTVQQCSSSVNPLLS